The DNA segment CTCCCGTCAGTCCATCAAAGAGGGAATTAGGACCCGGGCCTTGCGTGTATGACTTAGAATTCTCTACTGCCTTGATAGCCACTCAGGTCAGCCAAGATACTGAGGGGTTTAACACCGGAATCTATCTCACCATTAATTTCCCAGCTAGGAAAGCCTTCCAACCTCTTACTACGGCAAAGGTCAGCCTGGTTGTTCTGGCCATCAGTTGCACATTCCACAACAATGAGCTGCTGGCTAGCCTGCTTGCCAAATAACTCCTTTTGTTCATGGCAGTGAGGACACCAATATGCCGAATACATCACAGCACCGCCTACTGCAAGATGCTCTGCTAATGCTAGAGCAGCTATCGAACTTTCATTCGTCACAGCTGGAGGAACACCGACCTTCTCACCCACGTTAGCCGAGCGTCCTGAATCAACCGCAGAAATCCAAATCAGGCTCCCTAGCAAAACGACAGTGGCTAGAAGCACACCGCGAAAAGCCAGTATACCGGAATCCTCCCAACCACCGCCAACTATCGATAGCACCAATAAAAGTATAGATAAGGACGCGGAGAGAACACAAAAGAAGCAGAATGCCTGAATTTTCAGGACAGCTAATCCCAATAGGACGGCGCTGAATGCAGCCATGCTAGTGGAAAGCGTAAATAATCCCCACCAAGTGCGACGAGACAAATCTGCCTTATTCTCCTGCAGCCCAGGTAACAGAGGCATCAAAGTCATTAACAGGAT comes from the Synechococcus sp. M16CYN genome and includes:
- a CDS encoding vitamin K epoxide reductase family protein, which produces MGVTRLVSRRRQDPGTKWARIAMAVLATVGVIDTGSITLKRWGFLGELTCPMGADGCDKVLNSSWGTLINGIPLSLVGLIAYISILLMTLMPLLPGLQENKADLSRRTWWGLFTLSTSMAAFSAVLLGLAVLKIQAFCFFCVLSASLSILLLVLSIVGGGWEDSGILAFRGVLLATVVLLGSLIWISAVDSGRSANVGEKVGVPPAVTNESSIAALALAEHLAVGGAVMYSAYWCPHCHEQKELFGKQASQQLIVVECATDGQNNQADLCRSKRLEGFPSWEINGEIDSGVKPLSILADLSGYQGSREF